In the Paenibacillus sp. FSL R7-0337 genome, GCTGGAAGAGACGTATCCGCAGGTTGAGGTTGAGATTCATGAAGGCGGCCAGCCGCTGTATTATTATCTTTTCTCAGTCGAGTCATAGAATCGCTTAAGTTCTCAAGGCAAGCAGAGTGGAGCAGCCAAATTATAGTATGGGGAGGAACATTATGAGTCGTACCGTAATCGTTACCGACAGTACATCCGATATCCCGCCTGCTCTGGCGGAGCAATACGGCATTGAAGTGGTTCCGCTGACGCTGATGTTCGGCGAAGAGGCATTTCGGGATAATGTGGATATGACTCCGGAACAGTTCTACGAGCGTCTTCCCCGCTCGACACAGCTGCCGACCACTTCGCAGCCTTCTCCTGTAGAATATATGAATGTATACCGTAGTATACAGGAGAAGAATCCGGGCAGTTCAATCCTGTCCTTCCACATATCCTCCGGCTTAAGTGGAACCTACCAGTCTGCTGTCATGGCCAAATCCATGCTTGAAGAGGAAGGCGAAGCTATCACTGTGGTGGATAGCCTCTCCGCCTCCTACGGCTTCGGATTCATGGTTGTGGAAGCTGCCCGGCTGGCGGAGCAGGGACATGCTCCTGCGGAGATTCTGGCGAAGGTGGAGAGACTGCGCCAATCCCGGAAGCTGTATTTTCTCGTGGATACCCTTGAATATCTGCAAAAGGGCGGCAGAATCGGCAAAGCGTCCGCTATCCTGGGTACACTGCTCAATATCAAGCCGATCCTCTCCATTGATGCGGAAGGCATTATCTATGCGGTAGAGAAGGTCAGAGGGCGCAAGAAGGCAGTCGCCCGCATGATCGAACTGTTCAAGGCAGATCTGCCGGGTGTGAATACAATACATGTGGCCGTGGGTCATACGGCTGAACCGGCTTCCGGCGAAGAGTTCCTGCGGGAATTAGCCGGACATTTCACCTTGAAAGAGAAGGTTCTGACCAATGTGGGCCCGGTTGTGGGCAGCCATGTCGGGAACGGGACCTTAGCCGTATTCATCTGGCCCGCCTAAGTATAGGGGATGAACATGGTGCTTACTTTGGATTCAATTGAAGTGAAACAAATAACTGGCGTGAGCGCTCAAAAGCAAAGCGAGCTTCACGCCTTTGGCGTCTTTACAGTGAAGGATCTGCTGGAGTATTACCCTTTCCGGTATGAGGATTTCCGTCCGAAATCACTCAGTGAGGTCAAGCACGGAGATAAGGCGACCGTGGTGGCCAAGGTTATCGGCATTCCGGTGTTGCAGCGCTTCGGGGGCAAATCCCGTATGAGCTGCAAGATGGTGGCAGAGCCGTGGATGTTCACCGCGACATGGTTCAACCAGCATTATGCGCGTGAACAATTGACGGTCGGCCGTGAAGTGGTGCTGACGGGGAAGTGGGACCAGAAGCGCAATCAGATTACGGTGACCAACTATGAATTCCCGGACCGCGGAGAAGGCAAGACAGGTACTCTACAGCCGGTATACTCAATCGGAGGCAAGATTACGCAGTCCTGGATCCGCAGAATTATCGGCCAGGCTCTGCAGCAGTACGGAGACCTGATCCCGGAGATTCTGCCGCACAGCATTATGCGCAAATATGACTTCATGTCACGCAAGCGGGCCATTGCCACAATTCATCAGCCGGAAGATACGCGCGAGGGCCAGCAGGGAAGGCGCCGGATGGTGTATGAGGAGTTGTTCCTCTTCCAGCTTAAGGTACAAGCCTTCCGCGTGCTGAACCGTGGCCGGATGGATGGTGTGGTTCATACGGTGGACAACGCAACGGTAAGGCAATTCGTGCGCAGCCTGCCGTTTGAGCTGACCGATGCCCAGAAGCATGTGGAGCTGGAGATTCTGCAGGATATGCGTTCAGGGTATTGTATGAACCGGCTGCTTCAAGGCGATGTGGGCTCCGGCAAAACCGTACTCGCGGCCATAGCGCTCTACGCGACTGTAAGATCCGGATTTCAAGGTGCGCTAATGGTGCCGACTGAAATCCTGGCAGAGCAGCATATGCGCTCGCTCACGAGGATGTTCGAGCCGTTCGGCATTACTGTGGGCCTGCTGACCGGCAGCGTAACCGGCCGCAAACGGAAGGATCTGCTGGCCTCTCTACAGATGGGAGTGCTAGATGTGGTTGTCGGAACCCATGCGCTGATCCAGGAGGATGTCTTCTTCCGCAGCCTGGGGCTTGTGGTTACGGATGAGCAGCACCGCTTCGGGGTGAACCAGCGCAGTGTCCTGCGGCGCAAGGGCTACAACCCGGATGTGCTGACGATGACCGCCACTCCGATCCCGCGGACGCTGGCGATCACCGTCTTTGGCGATATGGATGTGTCTACGTTATCTGAACGGCCGAAGGGCCGTGTGCCGATTACCACCTACTGGGTGAAGCCGGATCTGCTGGAGCGGGTGATGAACCTGATCAGCCGTGAGATTGAGCAGGGGCGGCAAGCCTACCTGATCTGTCCGCTGATTGAGGAGTCGGAGAAGCTGGATGTGCAGAATGCGATTGATCTGCATGTGCAGATGTCGCAGGCTTTTCCGGACTATAAGGTGGGCTTGCTTCACGGGAGAATGACACCGTCCGAGAAAGACGAGGTAATGCGGAACTTTTACAGCAACGAATTGCAGCTTCTGGTGTCTACAACGGTCGTAGAGGTTGGTGTCGATGTCCCGAATGCCACGCTGATGATCATCATGGATGCTGACCGCTTCGGGCTGTCTCAGCTGCATCAGCTGCGCGGCCGGGTCGGCAGAGGGGAGCATGCTTCCTACTGTGTGCTGATGGCTGATCCGAAGTCGGAGATCGGGCGCGAGCGGATGACTGCAATGACAGATACGGATGACGGGTTCGAGGTATCACGGCGGGACCTGGAGCTGCGCGGACCGGGGGATTTCTTCGGGACGAAGCAGAGCGGCCTGCCTGAATTCCGGCTGGCGGATATGACCGCTGACTTCGAGACGCTGGAGCTGGCACGCGATGATGCTGCTGAGCTGCTGCGGGAGGCTTCCTT is a window encoding:
- a CDS encoding DegV family protein is translated as MSRTVIVTDSTSDIPPALAEQYGIEVVPLTLMFGEEAFRDNVDMTPEQFYERLPRSTQLPTTSQPSPVEYMNVYRSIQEKNPGSSILSFHISSGLSGTYQSAVMAKSMLEEEGEAITVVDSLSASYGFGFMVVEAARLAEQGHAPAEILAKVERLRQSRKLYFLVDTLEYLQKGGRIGKASAILGTLLNIKPILSIDAEGIIYAVEKVRGRKKAVARMIELFKADLPGVNTIHVAVGHTAEPASGEEFLRELAGHFTLKEKVLTNVGPVVGSHVGNGTLAVFIWPA
- the recG gene encoding ATP-dependent DNA helicase RecG; translation: MVLTLDSIEVKQITGVSAQKQSELHAFGVFTVKDLLEYYPFRYEDFRPKSLSEVKHGDKATVVAKVIGIPVLQRFGGKSRMSCKMVAEPWMFTATWFNQHYAREQLTVGREVVLTGKWDQKRNQITVTNYEFPDRGEGKTGTLQPVYSIGGKITQSWIRRIIGQALQQYGDLIPEILPHSIMRKYDFMSRKRAIATIHQPEDTREGQQGRRRMVYEELFLFQLKVQAFRVLNRGRMDGVVHTVDNATVRQFVRSLPFELTDAQKHVELEILQDMRSGYCMNRLLQGDVGSGKTVLAAIALYATVRSGFQGALMVPTEILAEQHMRSLTRMFEPFGITVGLLTGSVTGRKRKDLLASLQMGVLDVVVGTHALIQEDVFFRSLGLVVTDEQHRFGVNQRSVLRRKGYNPDVLTMTATPIPRTLAITVFGDMDVSTLSERPKGRVPITTYWVKPDLLERVMNLISREIEQGRQAYLICPLIEESEKLDVQNAIDLHVQMSQAFPDYKVGLLHGRMTPSEKDEVMRNFYSNELQLLVSTTVVEVGVDVPNATLMIIMDADRFGLSQLHQLRGRVGRGEHASYCVLMADPKSEIGRERMTAMTDTDDGFEVSRRDLELRGPGDFFGTKQSGLPEFRLADMTADFETLELARDDAAELLREASFWTSADVAPLRGYLQQEQIFQGDLID